TCGAGATTCTTGATGCTACCACCACACGCTTACCGACCGGTAGATATGAAGTAGGTCTTCCGTGGCGTGACAACATACAGTGTGTTCCCGATAGCTGCCCGCAAGCTTTATCAAGATTTCTAAGCCTCGAAAGGAGAATGATTCGTGAGCCCGCCTTCGCTGACGCGTATAAAAAGTTTATTGATAACATGATTGCTAAAAATTATGCTGAGGAGTGCGATTCCGGCACTTATTATAATCATCTTATCACTAAAAGCGTCAACACCAGCATTGATCTCAAACACGATACCAATTTAGGcgattattcaaataaaattcaCACCTTATCTGATAACTTACAACCTAGTACAGTCAGTCCGAAtaaaacagaaacaaattttgacATTGAGCTGTCAAGTgtgaataacaataaaaataaattaaaaaccgaATCTGAACCTAATAAAAGTGACATTAACGCAAGAATAAGGTGGTATTTGCCTCATTTTGGCGTGTACCATCCACAAAAACGTAAACTTCGTGTTGTCCACGACGCAGCCGCGACTAATCAGGGTGTTTCATTAAACTCGTTGCTGCTTCAAGGACCTGatcttttagaaaatttattaggtattttatttcggTTCAGAGAGGGCGCTGTTGCTATAACAGCTGATATTAAGGAAATGTTTCCTCAAATAAAAATCCGTGAACAAGATCGTGACGCACTACGTTTTTTATGGCGCGACGTTCAGTCAAGGGAAACAATGCCTCTAAAAGAATATCGGATGACAGCTGTCATTTTTGGAGCATCGTCCAGCCCTTTCACTGCGTTGTACATTAAACATAAAAACGCTATGTCACACCAAGATTCGTATCCAGCGGCAGCCAACGCAAGTATCCATAGTTCCTATATGGACGATTTCTTGGATAGTCTGGACGATGTTGACGAAGCTGCACAGATGGCATCCGATGTTGTGACTATTCATCGTAACGCATGTTTCGAAATGTGTGGCTGGAATTCTAACGATCAGGGAGCATTGCGTCTTATACCGACTGAACTGCGCGCCGTCCAGCCTAGTGAGATGTCACTTGGCAGTGAATCAAGTAGCGTCAGAGCCTTAGGTGTTTCATGGGATCCTATTTCGGACACTGTCGGATTTAGGACTGGTTTAGAAGGTCTCATACTACAGGGCAGTTTTAATAAACGCAAAGTGTTGTCCCACCTCATGAAAGTATACGACCCACTAGGTTTGTTGGGCCCAATAGTGGTCAAAGGGCGTATACTGCTTCAGGAGGCGTGGAGATCCAATATTGACTGGGACACACCATTTCCACCATCACAGATTTTAAAGTGGAACGAGTGGTTTAAGGAACTGTCTGACGTATCTACAATTAGGATTTCACGATGGTACGCCAAGCTCAATGGAGAACCTCTACACAGGGAGCTACACATTTTCGCGGACGCAAGCGAGTTGGCCTTTGCCACCGTCGCTTATTGGCGCTTATTGTATGCAGATGGTACAGTCAAGCTCGCACTCATCACCAGTAAGACGAGAGTCTCACCTTTGAAGCCCATTTCAATTCCTCGTCTAGAATTGCAGGGCGCTTTGATAGCTTCTCGCCTTGCTGTCACTATTAAAGAGTTTCATAAGAAAAAACCTTTACGAACTTTCCTGTGGACAGATTCAAGAACTGTCCTCGGTTGGCTCAGAAGTGACGCACGAACGTACAAACCCTTTGTGGCCCATCGCGTAggagaaattacagaaaatacGCGCGTGCAAGATTGGAAATGGGTCCCAACTGATTTGAACGTTGCGGACGATGCCACTAGGATTAAGCCGCTTCATCTTAATCCTAACCACCGATGGTTTACAGGTCCCTCGTTCCTTCTCGATCCACCGGAGAATTGGCCTGTTGAACCAGCTGGTCAGCCTATAGTCCAGGAAGAGCGGAAGCAGACTTCTGGACTTGTGGTTGGTCATCTGACAATTACCGCGGATTTCAGTCGTTTTAGTGACTGGCTACGATTACTTCGTGCTACTGCTCGCGTTTTGCAAGCTGCGTCTAAATTTCGCTCGGCTTTAGATCGCGTAGGTCGCATTGCTCCTAGCACCGATGTTAGGCTTCGTCAACGTACGAATAGACCTACGTCCACCACTCTAATCCCCCTGACAGCGGAACTTATGGAAGCCGCAGAAAGGCACGTCCTGAAGAAAGTACAGTCTGAATCATTTAGTGACGAAATCCCAATAATAGAACGTGGAGAATTGATACCAAAGAGTAGTCGCCTGGCGAAGCTTTCTCCCAGAATGGGGCCAGACAACTTGTTGCACCTAGCTGGCAGAATCGTTGCCGTACAAGACGTCGGTTCCGAGATCAAGTTTCCAATCATTCTAGATGGACGACACCCAGTAGTGCGCTTATTGGTCAATTTCTACCATCGCAAGGCTGGACATGCAAACAATGAAATGGGGGTCAATGAGGTTCGACAAAAATATTGGCTTCTTCATCTGCGCAGTACTGTTCGAAGCGTCACCAGCAAATGTTTGTTCTGTCGCATCAAAAGAGCAAAGCCAATGAATCCGATGACCGGTAACCTTCCTCCTCAGCGGCTTGCCCACCACCGCCGCCCATTCACGTACACTGGCTTGGATTATTTCGGCCCGATAAATACCAAGATCGGCCGAAGACAAGAGAAACGTTATGTGGCCCTGTACACCTGCATGACATCCAGAGCCGTTCACCTGGAGCTTGTACATTCCCTTTCTGCTGACTCCGCAATAATGAGCCTGCGACGGTTTATTGCTAGAAGAGGCGCTCCCAATATTGTATATTCTGACAACGGTACATGTTTTGTTGGTGCAGACCGAATTCTACGCGAATTTTATCAGAACGAGGTCTACGATTTTGCTGCCAATAGAGGAATAAAGTGGAGCTTTATCCCTGCCGCTGCTCCTTTTTTCGGCGGATGCTGGGAGAGACTTATTCGCACCGTCAAAGTCGCGCTGAATGCCACATTACGAGAAAGAGAACCTAATCCCGAAGTCCTAGTAACTCTCCTTCTAGAAGCTGAGGCAATCGTAAATTCTCGACCTCTGACCCATGTCCCTATTGGCCCTGAAGACCAGGAAACCCTAACGCCCTTCCACTTTCTAATTGGCTCATCTTCTAACCAGGTTCTGCCTGCAACCCTTGACGACCGAGACCTTTTAAGACGTGTTGACTGGAGGAAGGCGTTGAGATTGGCCGACCACTTTTGGAACCGATGGGTAAAAGAAATTCTGCCAACCATGCAACCTCGCCAGATAGCGGAGAACAGAGAGCACGACTTGACTCTTGGCGACTTAGTCATCATTGTAGACCAGAACCTACCCCGAGGAACCTGGCCACGCGGCCGCGTCGTTGCTACATTCCCTGGCAGAGACGGAGTGGTCAGGGTGGTGGACGTAGCCACATCAGGTGGAATTCTTCGTCGACCTTCTAAAAAATTGGTCAGATTAGAGGCATAAAGTCTCAGTTTATATCTAGTCTGGCTAGTTTTGTGTGCTTTCGCACACAAGGGGGTGGGATGTTAAGGGTGTATATGTAAATAGGTTTTGATACGTTTACACTATTATCTATGTCTAGTCTTAAGttcttttttaattccatatttaaattcgaatgttattttgactgtttatatttttgtacgtCAGTTCGCAAAATAAATCCATCGAAACTAGTCGACTGCCtggtttattgattattttccaCTTTTAGCTATCGAAATTCCCTCTTCTTTAGATGCAAAAGAAATAAATTCCAGAATCAAGAAAACTGCTACAATCTTGCGCTAAAAGTGCCAGGCGAACCCGGTTCTTGACGTAAAACAACAATTTTCGATAGCGATTCGATTCCAAAACAGCGATAAGTGAAAGCTTACCCGTTCGAGTGGCAATGAACGTGACTCGGGAACGGCATTGAGGAATAATGGTGCCTCCCAAATTAGATCACATTGCAAAGGCGAAATCCCTTACAATGAATTGGcacctattcgatttttatttTGGAATCAAACGAGCGAACGAAGCGAAGCGAATCGAAGCGAAGTTCTTATATTCATCTTCAAACACAGCTGGCTAAGGGGCATTATCTGAAGTTTCGAAgcctttttgatattttgatatttttagggttccgtagccaaatgacaaaaaacggaacccttatggattcgtcatgtccgtctgtctgtccgattattttctGAAATCAATCGTGTCGCCAATGTACTCGTTAGGTGTTATTATTTAACCCGTTGCGTTGAAAACTTTATAACAAcactgtattttaattttgacataTTCATAAATTTACTCTTATCTTAAAAAGTCTTAGactatatttgtataatttgattataaaagtaaaatataaaaatattattatttttaatacaaacgaTCACTGACTATGAAAAAAGTAATAGTGTATGAAATTAATACAAttcataaaatatcataaaaacgtatGTATCATTCCCTATAACCATTCTGGTTATTGGCATGTTTTAATTAAGCATGCGATGCGGATTTTAATCTGAACAGCGCTTCGAAACTCGTTATACcttcccattttttttttcattttttatggCAACAAGTTCAGATAATAaccataataattatgtacctaaaatTTAGGTTAATAAAATTTACTACTACGTATGTCATATTTACATCCAAACATAAACGCCTTATTCAATTTTAGTCTGATGTTTTCACGGTTCTACTttcagaataaaatattttccacgCCACTGCTTGGCTATTTGGAAATACAGTGTTCTAAATCTTGACTAGAAAGTAGCGCCTAGTTGTACACCTGAAGCAACAGCCCAGCAAtgctttaattatattaagttgGATTACACTTACTTACCACTCACTGATTGATTGACACTTAAACAATCCCAGAACACCAAGTTAATTAGGTTTATGTTAGATTTTTAgtccttttaaaaataacaaaaatcgCTTTTAGGTCCTCTCAtcgagtaagtaaatatttaaaacattgcgaactacagagtacaatgaattcagtcaATCGATCGAATACCTACTACAATGCATGTAACGAAAATATCATACAAGTTCTTGAACAGTTTGAATGAGGCTTTTTATGCGATACGAAATATGTAACTAGTTTTGGAGAGATAAAGTCTACCTTTATTTTTGGAGCCAAATCTCTGAAAATAACCGCAGAGTAGTGAGTGTGGACGTATTGCATAAATTTGTCCTGACAGTGAACAAATGTGGTATTTACATAACATTCAAATTAAAATGCACAACGCCTCGCATAAACGCGACGATGTTGAAAATTCACccaaaaatacattataaaggTGGAAATAAAGTATGACTGAAATACTCGTACAGACGCTTTTGTGCTACCTAAAACAAATTTGACATTTACCTGCACTGTTATTTATTCGTAAAGTTGGTCACGTAAAGTTTCCATTTTGCGAAAAAAATTGTAGCCCGCAATTGATTTCTAATCGGATGCCAGATACGTGATATGCAACACAAATTTTAGTAGAATCGTAGCAAAATAACCCTAAGGTCCCCATAGGACTAAACCAAATTCTCTCCAGAGCATTATCCAAAGTAAATTGAGGTAGAAGCCTAAAGTTAAGCAACACGTGATTGGCATTCTTATGTCGAAGTAACACCTATCTAATAAAAGTCTTACCCTTTGGTATTAAGGCACAATATTGCTTATAAATAGAATGCAGATGCTTTCACTACAAAATAAAGTTGCAGGGTGAAACTAATCACCTTAATTGAATTTTCTGCTGCGCTGTCCGGTCCGTGCTTCGAATTTAGCTAATTCTGTTTGCCATTTTAGCTCCTAACTAACGCCTTTATATATCTTATGCGaataattattcttattataataGTCCCCATGatctatttaaaaattattgaatttgtttactTACCTATTTGTCGCAACCATTATTCtctgtatatatttgtacctttgCTTTAGGTTGAATTGTTGACACAAATAAGTGTTTCTGCTCCATATCGCCTTACTTGccttacggcccaattcgaacagaagttataaaatgttacagcGATACGATAGCGatctgtcaaaagtgacatttcttcaaccaaaatcgcaacttttgacactgacagatcggtatcgtatcgctgtgacatcttatgaGCATTGTTCAAATGGGGGCTACCGTGTATGAATTCGTGTAATTTTCACTGAGTCTGGGTGGGTTACGCACGTTTATtacagtttataattatttcgtGCATGTTTTGTAATCTGacggatttttaattttagttcggGTTACAGATGAATGGGGTACCTAAACTGTTTCAACAAAGTCCATGTTTTTCTATTCTAAACTATCATTGTTATTGCAGAATTAGTTTG
Above is a genomic segment from Cydia pomonella isolate Wapato2018A chromosome 4, ilCydPomo1, whole genome shotgun sequence containing:
- the LOC133517479 gene encoding uncharacterized protein LOC133517479, whose amino-acid sequence is MPVEFVNHCQLDRTEPSENERLESLIKEQYKLDSLGISKRETLFSKLDSRAVEILDATTTRLPTGRYEVGLPWRDNIQCVPDSCPQALSRFLSLERRMIREPAFADAYKKFIDNMIAKNYAEECDSGTYYNHLITKSVNTSIDLKHDTNLGDYSNKIHTLSDNLQPSTVSPNKTETNFDIELSTAANASIHSSYMDDFLDSLDDVDEAAQMASDVVTIHRNACFEMCGWNSNDQGALRLIPTELRAVQPSEMSLGSESSSVRALGVSWDPISDTVGFRTGLEGLILQGSFNKRKVLSHLMKVYDPLGLLGPIVVKGRILLQEAWRSNIDWDTPFPPSQILKWNEWFKELSDVSTIRISRWYAKLNGEPLHRELHIFADASELAFATVAYWRLLYADGTVKLALITSKTRVSPLKPISIPRLELQGALIASRLAVTIKEFHKKKPLRTFLWTDSRTVLGWLRSDARTYKPFVAHRVGEITENTRVQDWKWVPTDLNVADDATRIKPLHLNPNHRWFTGPSFLLDPPENWPVEPAGQPIVQEERKQTSGLVVGHLTITADFSRFSDWLRLLRATARVLQAASKFRSALDRVGRIAPSTDVRLRQRTNRPTSTTLIPLTAELMEAAERHVLKKVQSESFSDEIPIIERGELIPKSSRLAKLSPRMGPDNLLHLAGRIVAVQDVGSEIKFPIILDGRHPVVRLLVNFYHRKAGHANNEMGVNEVRQKYWLLHLRSTVRSVTSKCLFCRIKRAKPMNPMTGNLPPQRLAHHRRPFTYTGLDYFGPINTKIGRRQEKRYVALYTCMTSRAVHLELVHSLSADSAIMSLRRFIARRGAPNIVYSDNGTCFVGADRILREFYQNEVYDFAANRGIKWSFIPAAAPFFGGCWERLIRTVKVALNATLREREPNPEVLVTLLLEAEAIVNSRPLTHVPIGPEDQETLTPFHFLIGSSSNQVLPATLDDRDLLRRVDWRKALRLADHFWNRWVKEILPTMQPRQIAENREHDLTLGDLVIIVDQNLPRGTWPRGRVVATFPGRDGVVRVVDVATSGGILRRPSKKLVRLEA